The Streptomyces cyanogenus DNA segment GGGCATCCACCCGGGGCGTATCCCGGGCCCATGGTCCGGGCGAGCCCGCTTCCCGCAACCGACACCCGCGTGCGATGCGGAAGCCATCACCGCCCGCGTGCGCGCACGTGCGCCCGCCGTGCGGGAAGCTGCGCCCCTCGCTCACGACGCGTCCGCGACGGCCGTGCTGTACGGAGCTTCCTCCGTCGCAGGCCGTGCGCGCCCGCGACCGCCGCCGTAGCCGACTGCGGTCTACAGGTCCTCCGGGTGTCCGGCTGCCAGCCGGTCCCCGATGTCGCGCAGGCCCGCGAGGTCGTGGACGTCGCCGGGCAGCGCGGGTACTTCGACCACCGCCACCTCGGGGTGGCGGGCGGTGAAACGGTCCCGCGTGCGCTGCTCACGCGAGAGCAGCTGCATGCGGTCGGCATGCAGCCTGAGCAGACCCGCGGTGAGCCGGTCGACGGAGCGTTCCGCGTCGGCGGGGGAGCCTTCCTCGGAAGCGGTGACTGCGGTCTCGGGTGCGGGAGGTTGTGAACTGCCGTACGTGTCGGGAGAGTTACGAAGTCCAGCTTTCCCGCCCCCCTGATCGACAATGCGGCGGTCCTCAAGATTTTCCGCGGCGGCGAGCGCCCGCTCGGCCGACAGCCGGCCGGCACCGCTGCCGTGGACGCGGTTGAGCACCAGGCCCACCAGCGGCATGTCCTCCGCGGCCAGCCGCTCCACGAAGTACGCCGCCTCGCGCAGCGCGTCCCGCTCCGGCGCCGCCACCACCAGGAACGCCGTACCGGGCGCCTGGAGGAGCTTGTAGGTGGCGTCCGCGCGCGTACGGAAACCGCCGAAGGTGGTGTCCATCGCGGCCACGAACGTCTGGACGTCCTTCAGCAGCTGACCGCCCAGCAGCTTGCCCAGCGTTCCGGTCATCATCGACATGCCGACGTTGAGGAACGCCATCCCCGCGCGGCCACCGAGCTTCGCCGGAGCGGTCAGCAGGCGGATGAGCCGGCCGTCCAGGAAGGAACCGAGCCGCTTGGGCGCGTCCAGGAAGTCCAGCGCGGAGCGGGACGGCGGGGTGTCGACCACGATCAGGTCCCACTCGTCCTTCGCCCGCAGCTGGCCCAGCTTCTCCATCGCCATGTACTCCTGCGTGCCCGCGAAGCCCGCCGAGAGCGACTGGTAGAAGGGGTTCGCCAGGATCGCGGCGGCCCGGTCGGGATCCGCGTGCGCCTCCACGACCTCGTCGAAGGTGCGCTTCATGTCGAGCATCATGGCGTGCAGCTCGCCGTCGCCATCGGTGCCCTTCACCCGGCGCGGCACGTTGTCGAGGGAGTCGATGCCCATCGACTGGGCCAGCCGCTTGGCCGGGTCGATGGTCAGCACGACCACCTTGCGGCCCCGCTCGGCCGCCCTCAGGCCGAGGGCCGCCGCGGTGGTCGTCTTGCCGACGCCGCCCGCGCCG contains these protein-coding regions:
- a CDS encoding ArsA family ATPase encodes the protein MSPDPAEESETAAGPEQGRRLSPARVLDVDPLLDDPKTRIVVCCGAGGVGKTTTAAALGLRAAERGRKVVVLTIDPAKRLAQSMGIDSLDNVPRRVKGTDGDGELHAMMLDMKRTFDEVVEAHADPDRAAAILANPFYQSLSAGFAGTQEYMAMEKLGQLRAKDEWDLIVVDTPPSRSALDFLDAPKRLGSFLDGRLIRLLTAPAKLGGRAGMAFLNVGMSMMTGTLGKLLGGQLLKDVQTFVAAMDTTFGGFRTRADATYKLLQAPGTAFLVVAAPERDALREAAYFVERLAAEDMPLVGLVLNRVHGSGAGRLSAERALAAAENLEDRRIVDQGGGKAGLRNSPDTYGSSQPPAPETAVTASEEGSPADAERSVDRLTAGLLRLHADRMQLLSREQRTRDRFTARHPEVAVVEVPALPGDVHDLAGLRDIGDRLAAGHPEDL